The following are from one region of the Stigmatopora argus isolate UIUO_Sarg chromosome 9, RoL_Sarg_1.0, whole genome shotgun sequence genome:
- the LOC144082787 gene encoding uncharacterized protein LOC144082787 isoform X1, producing MSWAEEDWTAGLSGWVLQKVKKLQAHQERLSRENKQKQLQLDNIHISYEKQSQKYEEVRVELNAVRKELQSVREEAQLVVNGRQRLNQELQTKQAQVCSLEGQLDAARTLSSKLALDVKRVEAELEKLQNGSRSMDSTPFSTPCWSPSPSWKQHGSQKDERTLHREESSSSPHMQQRLRFSDSSIDSLPRTHPSDQLDSVFTPLAVFPWERDDPKPAAGRGYPSSPQTPAVDQSKREAPGREKELDTKLDTTLSQMRCHVASLEEELSTKATTLKTLQDEVAQGKKKMSAAEISLQKAHNELSVAHTRISQESERASGVEHKLKQLQEELKCQRQNAESSRLQHQQRTKELEKQHQRDLQELQKEKQFMEKQHQQEVNKLNQELQQARTLHNALQAQADKLSQQKQTLEKELESLKERVKFTEGQLQESQKKETQLRAKLKEVMLDAEGVAISLEQSKKRTRTLEDETSRLAKERDDALCLLKELQEQKAAPLPDSTHLVPTRPITQSFSSQPTSNQVRSSTYTKSPPTPRVGPKRLKEEEEEEEEDLQRAEISISFPPNREPGEGIDSEHITSDTECSHRGKNYEEKISYTSNDSLAEVENGIIILKSKETNCADDLQKENAALRSELLDVREELHRRLEDLEVQRRSEAEARTRLKQLSRKHANQGAEKEEQDKQLKTQLDREKSENDRLRKNLKELEGKEDLDGIDRAQEAREMEMMQLNMQLKKQLGELKLQLALEQEGREQEKEELLKNTLTVKEGKKELSIQLEELRAQLAEIKSSKVQESLAEEKVVCNGLLTYGTLHSDHLNSNVSDDDVPSPGQYVLLCQSTKQHNALISQQAHKTVADLSDPECVSSKLIEEIEELRRENAQETERANQLQIKFTALQSQLTSQTRQLTLGFEKQSKYISGLLAELQEKDGVLLSQGEELRRCLQELDMLKNENAKGNTCQVRHEERMDDSFESMGSSDTQSNHKIDSTSQCDLVQSKHFDQTGQEALAVASRVALQNENQFLKQSLGTCITPDTCETIPTQLSTETNTLHDITPMGRTDGDLISHLQTQVVALQRKREELMMVSQEQAEELAIWRLAGQPSSTLDQVLHNQGQEMEKPAQPNTRGHNTTLVIREDELLLSSTSNRLQGHIISSSMQQVSLSGLSVQHCPTDMSKPSEDVSQLSGMCVSPPKESEHQTGQEHVSGRTAAEHLSLRVDSCARSVSTQTEDQSRPAASEGPPERPCTRTRTDSKEDKLDDASSHGEKAVLSAGREARDKMLFSTSFPIPADPVRLAERIRRNRTQLSAAFDDTEYEPYGLPEVVMKGFADIPTGPSCPYIVRRGLLGTVVVPLIHKEANPEDETD from the exons ATGAGCTGGGCCGAGGAGGACTGGACGGCGGGTCTGTCGGGATGGGTTCTGCAAAAGGTGAAAAAGCTTCAGGCCCACCAGGAACGTCTATccagggagaacaagcaaaagCAGCTGCAACTGGACAACATCCACATTAGCTATGAGAAGCAAAGTCAAAAG TACGAGGAGGTGCGCGTCGAGCTCAATGCTGTACGCAAGGAGCTTCAAAGCGTCCGGGAGGAAGCCCAGCTCGTCGTGAACGGCAGGCAGCGCCTCAACCAGGAGCTTCAGACCAAGCAGGCCCAAGTGTGCTCATTGGAGGGCCAGCTCGATGCCGCCCGTACCCTCAGCAGCAAACTGGCACTGGACGTGAAAAG AGTGGAAGCAGAACTAGAGAAgctccaaaatggcagcaggtcTATGGACAGCACTCCTTTCTCCACACCCTGCTGGAGTCCAAGCCCGTCGTGGAAACAGCATG gtaGCCAAAAGGATGAGAGGACATTGCACAGAGAGGAATCGTCGAGCTCGCCTCATATGCAA CAGCGGCTGCGGTTCTCTGACTCTTCCATTGACTCGCTGCCCCGCACCCACCCATCCGATCAATTGGACTCTGTTTTCACTCCCTTGGCTGTGTTTCCGTGGGAACGGGACGACCCCAAGCCGGCGGCCGGGAGAGGCTATCCGTCTTCTCCCCAGACGCCCGCTGTGGATCAGTCAAAGCGGGAGGCGCCTGGCAGGGAGAAGGAACTCGACACAAAATTAGACA CAACGCTGTCACAAATGCGGTGTCACGTGGCGTCTCTAGAGGAAGAGCTGAGCACGAAGGCTACCACGCTGAAGACCCTTCAGGACGAAGTGGCACAaggcaaaaagaaaatgtccGCCGCGGAGATCAGCCTGCAGAAAGCCCACAATGAACTCAGCGTGGCCCACACACGTATCAGTCAGGAGAGCGAGCGG GCGTCTGGAGTAGAACATAAGCTTAAGCAGCTTCAAGAGGAGCTCAAGTGTCAACGGCAGAATGCCGAAAGCAGCCGACTGCAACATCAACAGCGAACGAAGGAGCTCGAAAAGCAACATCAGAGG GATCTCCAAGAGCTGCAGAAGGAGAAGCAGTTTATGGAAAAGcaacatcaacaggaagtgaataAACTCAACCAGGAGCTGCAGCAGGCCAGGACGCTTCACAATGCTCTTCAGGCACAAGCTGACAAG CTGTCTCAGCAGAAGCAAACACTGGAGAAAGAGTTGGAATCGTTGAAAGAGAGAGTCAAATTCACAGAGGGGCAGCTGCAGGAGAGTCAGAAAAAAGAGACGCAATTACGAGCAAAACTGAAG GAGGTGATGCTTGATGCGGAAGGTGTGGCCATTAGTCTGGAGCAGAGCAAGAAAAGAACGCGAACTTTGGAGGACGAGACAAGCAGACTGGCAAAAGAGCGAGACGATGCACTCTGTCTTCTGAAAGAACTGCAAG aacaaaaagctgcacctcTACCAGATTCCACACACCTTGTGCCTACTCGGCCCATTACACAAAGCTTTTCATCTCAGCCCACCTCTAATCAAGTTCGGTCATCCACGTACACCAAGAGTCCTCCCACGCCCCGGGTTGGGCCAAAACGgctaaaagaagaagaagaagaagaagaagaggacctGCAAAGGGCTGAAATTTCCATATCTTTCCCCCCTAACAGAGAACCCGGCGAAGGTATAGATTCTGAGCATATAACATCAGACACTGAGTGTTCTCACCGAGGGAAAAACTACGAAGAGAAGATTTCCTACACATCCAACGATTCGCTCGCCGAGGTGGAGAACGGCATCATAATTCTCAAGTCTAAGGAGACGAATTGCGCTGATGACCTCCAGAAGGAGAACGCTGCGTTGCGCTCAGAGCTGCTCGACGTTCGCGAAGAACTCCACAGACGTCTGGAAGACCTGGAAGTCCAGCGACGTTCCGAAGCGGAGGCCAGGACCCGTCTCAAGCAGCTGAGTCGCAAACATGCTAACCAGGGTGCCGAGAAAGAGGAACAGGACAAGCAATTAAAGACTCAGCTGGACAGGGAGAAGTCAGAGAACGACAGGTTGAGGAAGAACCTAAAAGAATTGGAAGGGAAAGAAGATCTGGACGGGATCGACCGGGCACAAGAGGCCCGGGAGATGGAAATGATGCAGCTCAACATGCAGCTGAAGAAGCAACTTGGGGAGCTTAAACTCCAGCTGGCTTTAGAACAAGAAGGCAGAGAGCAGGAGAAAGAGGAGTTGTTGAAAAATACTTTGACAGTGAAAGAGGGAAAGAAAGAACTGAGCATCCAACTTGAGGAACTTAGAGCTCAGCTTGCTGAAATTAAGAGCAGCAAAGTCCAAGAGTCTCTCGCCGAGGAGAAAGTGGTTTGCAATGGCCTGCTGACTTACGGGACGCTCCACAGTGACCACCTCAACTCCAACGTCTCAGACGATGACGTACCGTCACCCGGGCAGTACGTCCTCCTCTGCCAATCCACCAAGCAGCACAATGCGCTGATCTCCCAACAAGCACACAAGACAGTCGCCGACTTGAGCGATCCCGAGTGTGTGTCCTCCAAACTCATTGAGGAAATTGAAGAGCTGAGGAGAGAAAATGCACAGGAGACTGAACGGGCCAACCAGCTCCAAATTAAATTCACAGCCCTTCAAAGCCAG TTGACCAGTCAGACCCGGCAGCTGACGTTGGGCTTCGAAAAGCAGAGCAAGTACATTTCAGGACTTCTCGCTGAACTGCAGGAGAAGGACGGCGTCCTCCTAAGCCAGGGAGAAGAACTACGGCGTTGTTTGCAAGAGCTGGACATGCTAAAGAATGAGAACGCAAAGGGAAACACTTGCCAAGTGCGACATGAAGAGCGAATGGATGATTCTTTTGAATCAATGGGCTCCTCAGATACACAATCAAACCATAAAATAGACTCTACCTCTCAATGTGACCTAGTTCAATCAAAACACTTTGATCAAACCGGTCAAGAAGCTTTGGCGGTTGCTTCTCGAGTCGCTCTCCAAAATGAAAACCAATTTCTCAAACAAAGTTTGGGGACTTGCATCACCCCGGATACGTGTGAAACGATACCAACGCAACTCTCAACAGAAACCAATACGCTTCATGATATCACTCCAATGGGAAGAACTGATGGTGATCTCATCAGCCACCTGCAAACACAG GTGGTAGCGCTGCAGAGGAAGCGAGAGGAGCTTATGATGGTGTCCCAGGAGCAAGCTGAGGAATTGGCCATCTGGCGCTTGGCTGGTCAACCTTCTTCCACTTTAGATCAGGTCCTTCACAACCAGGGCCAGGAGATGGAAAAACCAGCACAGCCCAACACCAGAGGCCATAACACAACGCTGGTGATTAGAGAAGATGAGCTGTTGCTGTCTTCCACCTCCAACAGGCTGCAAGGTCACATAATCTCCTCCAG CATGCAGCAGGTCAGCCTGTCCGGTTTGAGTGTCCAGCATTGCCCGACTGACATGAGTAAG CCATCAGAAGACGTAAGCCAGCTGTCAGGAATGTGTGTAAGCCCACCCAAAGAGTCTGAACATCAAACGGGTCAAGAACACGTCAGCGGCCGGACAGCGGCCGAACACTTGAGCTTAAGAGTCGACTCCTGTGCCCGAAGTGTCAGCACTCAAACGGAAGATCAGTCGCGCCCTGCCGCCTCTGAGGGGCCACCTGAGCGCCCCTGTACGCGCACGCGGACTGACTCCAAGGAGGACAAGTTAGATGACGCTTCCTCTCACGGAGAGAAAGCTGTGCTATCTGCGGGGCGAGAGGCGCGAGACAAAATGCTCTTTTCCACTTCCTTCCCCATCCCGGCTGACCCGGTGCGCCTGGCGGAACGGATACGACGAAACAGGACGCAGCTGTCGGCGGCGTTTGACGACACTGAATATGAACCCTACGGTCTCCCGGAAGTTGTCATGAAAG GTTTTGCGGACATCCCCACTGGGCCCTCGTGCCCCTACATAGTGAGGCGGGGCTTGTTAGGGACTGTCGTGGTCCCTCTCATCCACAAGGAAGCCAACCCGGAGGACGAGACTGATTAA
- the LOC144082787 gene encoding uncharacterized protein LOC144082787 isoform X3, with product MSWAEEDWTAGLSGWVLQKVKKLQAHQERLSRENKQKQLQLDNIHISYEKQSQKYEEVRVELNAVRKELQSVREEAQLVVNGRQRLNQELQTKQAQVCSLEGQLDAARTLSSKLALDVKRVEAELEKLQNGSRSMDSTPFSTPCWSPSPSWKQHGSQKDERTLHREESSSSPHMQQRLRFSDSSIDSLPRTHPSDQLDSVFTPLAVFPWERDDPKPAAGRGYPSSPQTPAVDQSKREAPGREKELDTKLDTTLSQMRCHVASLEEELSTKATTLKTLQDEVAQGKKKMSAAEISLQKAHNELSVAHTRISQESERASGVEHKLKQLQEELKCQRQNAESSRLQHQQRTKELEKQHQRDLQELQKEKQFMEKQHQQEVNKLNQELQQARTLHNALQAQADKLSQQKQTLEKELESLKERVKFTEGQLQEVMLDAEGVAISLEQSKKRTRTLEDETSRLAKERDDALCLLKELQEQKAAPLPDSTHLVPTRPITQSFSSQPTSNQVRSSTYTKSPPTPRVGPKRLKEEEEEEEEDLQRAEISISFPPNREPGEGIDSEHITSDTECSHRGKNYEEKISYTSNDSLAEVENGIIILKSKETNCADDLQKENAALRSELLDVREELHRRLEDLEVQRRSEAEARTRLKQLSRKHANQGAEKEEQDKQLKTQLDREKSENDRLRKNLKELEGKEDLDGIDRAQEAREMEMMQLNMQLKKQLGELKLQLALEQEGREQEKEELLKNTLTVKEGKKELSIQLEELRAQLAEIKSSKVQESLAEEKVVCNGLLTYGTLHSDHLNSNVSDDDVPSPGQYVLLCQSTKQHNALISQQAHKTVADLSDPECVSSKLIEEIEELRRENAQETERANQLQIKFTALQSQLTSQTRQLTLGFEKQSKYISGLLAELQEKDGVLLSQGEELRRCLQELDMLKNENAKGNTCQVRHEERMDDSFESMGSSDTQSNHKIDSTSQCDLVQSKHFDQTGQEALAVASRVALQNENQFLKQSLGTCITPDTCETIPTQLSTETNTLHDITPMGRTDGDLISHLQTQVVALQRKREELMMVSQEQAEELAIWRLAGQPSSTLDQVLHNQGQEMEKPAQPNTRGHNTTLVIREDELLLSSTSNRLQGHIISSSMQQVSLSGLSVQHCPTDMSKPSEDVSQLSGMCVSPPKESEHQTGQEHVSGRTAAEHLSLRVDSCARSVSTQTEDQSRPAASEGPPERPCTRTRTDSKEDKLDDASSHGEKAVLSAGREARDKMLFSTSFPIPADPVRLAERIRRNRTQLSAAFDDTEYEPYGLPEVVMKGFADIPTGPSCPYIVRRGLLGTVVVPLIHKEANPEDETD from the exons ATGAGCTGGGCCGAGGAGGACTGGACGGCGGGTCTGTCGGGATGGGTTCTGCAAAAGGTGAAAAAGCTTCAGGCCCACCAGGAACGTCTATccagggagaacaagcaaaagCAGCTGCAACTGGACAACATCCACATTAGCTATGAGAAGCAAAGTCAAAAG TACGAGGAGGTGCGCGTCGAGCTCAATGCTGTACGCAAGGAGCTTCAAAGCGTCCGGGAGGAAGCCCAGCTCGTCGTGAACGGCAGGCAGCGCCTCAACCAGGAGCTTCAGACCAAGCAGGCCCAAGTGTGCTCATTGGAGGGCCAGCTCGATGCCGCCCGTACCCTCAGCAGCAAACTGGCACTGGACGTGAAAAG AGTGGAAGCAGAACTAGAGAAgctccaaaatggcagcaggtcTATGGACAGCACTCCTTTCTCCACACCCTGCTGGAGTCCAAGCCCGTCGTGGAAACAGCATG gtaGCCAAAAGGATGAGAGGACATTGCACAGAGAGGAATCGTCGAGCTCGCCTCATATGCAA CAGCGGCTGCGGTTCTCTGACTCTTCCATTGACTCGCTGCCCCGCACCCACCCATCCGATCAATTGGACTCTGTTTTCACTCCCTTGGCTGTGTTTCCGTGGGAACGGGACGACCCCAAGCCGGCGGCCGGGAGAGGCTATCCGTCTTCTCCCCAGACGCCCGCTGTGGATCAGTCAAAGCGGGAGGCGCCTGGCAGGGAGAAGGAACTCGACACAAAATTAGACA CAACGCTGTCACAAATGCGGTGTCACGTGGCGTCTCTAGAGGAAGAGCTGAGCACGAAGGCTACCACGCTGAAGACCCTTCAGGACGAAGTGGCACAaggcaaaaagaaaatgtccGCCGCGGAGATCAGCCTGCAGAAAGCCCACAATGAACTCAGCGTGGCCCACACACGTATCAGTCAGGAGAGCGAGCGG GCGTCTGGAGTAGAACATAAGCTTAAGCAGCTTCAAGAGGAGCTCAAGTGTCAACGGCAGAATGCCGAAAGCAGCCGACTGCAACATCAACAGCGAACGAAGGAGCTCGAAAAGCAACATCAGAGG GATCTCCAAGAGCTGCAGAAGGAGAAGCAGTTTATGGAAAAGcaacatcaacaggaagtgaataAACTCAACCAGGAGCTGCAGCAGGCCAGGACGCTTCACAATGCTCTTCAGGCACAAGCTGACAAG CTGTCTCAGCAGAAGCAAACACTGGAGAAAGAGTTGGAATCGTTGAAAGAGAGAGTCAAATTCACAGAGGGGCAGCTGC AGGAGGTGATGCTTGATGCGGAAGGTGTGGCCATTAGTCTGGAGCAGAGCAAGAAAAGAACGCGAACTTTGGAGGACGAGACAAGCAGACTGGCAAAAGAGCGAGACGATGCACTCTGTCTTCTGAAAGAACTGCAAG aacaaaaagctgcacctcTACCAGATTCCACACACCTTGTGCCTACTCGGCCCATTACACAAAGCTTTTCATCTCAGCCCACCTCTAATCAAGTTCGGTCATCCACGTACACCAAGAGTCCTCCCACGCCCCGGGTTGGGCCAAAACGgctaaaagaagaagaagaagaagaagaagaggacctGCAAAGGGCTGAAATTTCCATATCTTTCCCCCCTAACAGAGAACCCGGCGAAGGTATAGATTCTGAGCATATAACATCAGACACTGAGTGTTCTCACCGAGGGAAAAACTACGAAGAGAAGATTTCCTACACATCCAACGATTCGCTCGCCGAGGTGGAGAACGGCATCATAATTCTCAAGTCTAAGGAGACGAATTGCGCTGATGACCTCCAGAAGGAGAACGCTGCGTTGCGCTCAGAGCTGCTCGACGTTCGCGAAGAACTCCACAGACGTCTGGAAGACCTGGAAGTCCAGCGACGTTCCGAAGCGGAGGCCAGGACCCGTCTCAAGCAGCTGAGTCGCAAACATGCTAACCAGGGTGCCGAGAAAGAGGAACAGGACAAGCAATTAAAGACTCAGCTGGACAGGGAGAAGTCAGAGAACGACAGGTTGAGGAAGAACCTAAAAGAATTGGAAGGGAAAGAAGATCTGGACGGGATCGACCGGGCACAAGAGGCCCGGGAGATGGAAATGATGCAGCTCAACATGCAGCTGAAGAAGCAACTTGGGGAGCTTAAACTCCAGCTGGCTTTAGAACAAGAAGGCAGAGAGCAGGAGAAAGAGGAGTTGTTGAAAAATACTTTGACAGTGAAAGAGGGAAAGAAAGAACTGAGCATCCAACTTGAGGAACTTAGAGCTCAGCTTGCTGAAATTAAGAGCAGCAAAGTCCAAGAGTCTCTCGCCGAGGAGAAAGTGGTTTGCAATGGCCTGCTGACTTACGGGACGCTCCACAGTGACCACCTCAACTCCAACGTCTCAGACGATGACGTACCGTCACCCGGGCAGTACGTCCTCCTCTGCCAATCCACCAAGCAGCACAATGCGCTGATCTCCCAACAAGCACACAAGACAGTCGCCGACTTGAGCGATCCCGAGTGTGTGTCCTCCAAACTCATTGAGGAAATTGAAGAGCTGAGGAGAGAAAATGCACAGGAGACTGAACGGGCCAACCAGCTCCAAATTAAATTCACAGCCCTTCAAAGCCAG TTGACCAGTCAGACCCGGCAGCTGACGTTGGGCTTCGAAAAGCAGAGCAAGTACATTTCAGGACTTCTCGCTGAACTGCAGGAGAAGGACGGCGTCCTCCTAAGCCAGGGAGAAGAACTACGGCGTTGTTTGCAAGAGCTGGACATGCTAAAGAATGAGAACGCAAAGGGAAACACTTGCCAAGTGCGACATGAAGAGCGAATGGATGATTCTTTTGAATCAATGGGCTCCTCAGATACACAATCAAACCATAAAATAGACTCTACCTCTCAATGTGACCTAGTTCAATCAAAACACTTTGATCAAACCGGTCAAGAAGCTTTGGCGGTTGCTTCTCGAGTCGCTCTCCAAAATGAAAACCAATTTCTCAAACAAAGTTTGGGGACTTGCATCACCCCGGATACGTGTGAAACGATACCAACGCAACTCTCAACAGAAACCAATACGCTTCATGATATCACTCCAATGGGAAGAACTGATGGTGATCTCATCAGCCACCTGCAAACACAG GTGGTAGCGCTGCAGAGGAAGCGAGAGGAGCTTATGATGGTGTCCCAGGAGCAAGCTGAGGAATTGGCCATCTGGCGCTTGGCTGGTCAACCTTCTTCCACTTTAGATCAGGTCCTTCACAACCAGGGCCAGGAGATGGAAAAACCAGCACAGCCCAACACCAGAGGCCATAACACAACGCTGGTGATTAGAGAAGATGAGCTGTTGCTGTCTTCCACCTCCAACAGGCTGCAAGGTCACATAATCTCCTCCAG CATGCAGCAGGTCAGCCTGTCCGGTTTGAGTGTCCAGCATTGCCCGACTGACATGAGTAAG CCATCAGAAGACGTAAGCCAGCTGTCAGGAATGTGTGTAAGCCCACCCAAAGAGTCTGAACATCAAACGGGTCAAGAACACGTCAGCGGCCGGACAGCGGCCGAACACTTGAGCTTAAGAGTCGACTCCTGTGCCCGAAGTGTCAGCACTCAAACGGAAGATCAGTCGCGCCCTGCCGCCTCTGAGGGGCCACCTGAGCGCCCCTGTACGCGCACGCGGACTGACTCCAAGGAGGACAAGTTAGATGACGCTTCCTCTCACGGAGAGAAAGCTGTGCTATCTGCGGGGCGAGAGGCGCGAGACAAAATGCTCTTTTCCACTTCCTTCCCCATCCCGGCTGACCCGGTGCGCCTGGCGGAACGGATACGACGAAACAGGACGCAGCTGTCGGCGGCGTTTGACGACACTGAATATGAACCCTACGGTCTCCCGGAAGTTGTCATGAAAG GTTTTGCGGACATCCCCACTGGGCCCTCGTGCCCCTACATAGTGAGGCGGGGCTTGTTAGGGACTGTCGTGGTCCCTCTCATCCACAAGGAAGCCAACCCGGAGGACGAGACTGATTAA